The Clostridium aceticum genomic interval TTATTTCTTATACCATCCATTTCATGAAACAGAAGAAAAGATTAAATGAAATCATTACTTTAACTCCAGATATGTTAATCTAGGATAAAATCCTTGCTTCATATAAAAATCAAATAGGGATTCATGCCCATCTGCAACCGCTACGAAAATCTTTTTACAACTTTCCCCTTTTAGCCAATCAATAGAAGGTAAAGGTTGCATAATGCTCCTTAAAGAATTTAGAATCCTTCATATGTAGTCGATTCAGCTTTTCCCACAATTCTTTTATTAAATAAAGCTCTTCTATCTTTATTACTTTTAGTTTAAAATCCATCCAACCTTCACTCTCCTTCAATATGAGATATTCTCTTCACTATTTGCTTCCTATCGATTAGCAATTAAGATCAGATTTAAACCTGAAAGACTAATAATTCAACCCTTCTGGGTTTTATTTATATGGTTTTTTTAATATATCATATGATTTTCTATATTTAAACACAATTGTAACAAAATAGTATTTAGATGTAATAAAATAGCATAAAAACTTTTTTGTTTGCAGCTTAATTGATTACTTTGGTCTTTAATCAATGAACCGTTTCTAATTAGCATAGAAAGCTGTTTTTATAGATTTTTTTTCAATCCCAATAAACAGAAGTCACAGAGTATCCCATCTCTCGTTTGCTTTATCAAATAATGGTTTCACTACTTCCTTATGTTTGTCTATGATTGGCGCAAAGTACTTGTCAATCGGTTCCATATTTTCATCAACCATAATTTGATAACCGTCTTGTTCATCTTGTATCATAACACCATACTTTGTATTCCCAAAGAATGAAGGCCATATTATTATAGAGCATGTATCGTCATCATTGGATATAGCAAGATTTCCAGTATAAAATAAATAATCTGGATATTTTACACTATACTGATAACCGTCCTCACGACAATGATAGGAAGTACTATAATATACTTGTGCCAACATACCTTTAAATACTGGTTCCATATCTTTTGAAAACTTATCATACTTGCTGTATGTAATTTGATACCAAATTAAATTATAGGCACCAAATAACATGAAAAAAATAATGGTACCAACGATGATTCTTTTTCTTTTATTGCCTTTTTTACTATTCATAAGTTTATCACCCTTTTGCCGTTTTTCTTAATATTTTCATCATGGCTTACAACTATAACTGTCTTTCCTTCGTCATTAAGCTCTTTCATAATTGCCATTACTTTGTTAGCATTATCTTTATCCAAAGAACCCGTTGGCTCATCCGCAAGAATTAAATCACATTTTTTAACCATTAATCTAGCCAATGCAATCCGCTGTTGTTCTCCTCCTGAGAGGGTATATATTTTACTGTTCAATTTATCCTCTAGTCCTACTCTATGTAAAGCCTCTCTTATTTCAATCTCCGAACGATTTTTCTTTTTGATTATATTTAAATTATAATTTACTGTTCTATCTTCCATAAGCGCAAAATTTTGAAATAAAAAACCTACTTTCTCACTGAAGTATTTCAGTTGATTCTTGCGTTTACTAATATCTATTCCATCTATTTTAATTGTACCACTATCAACTTTTTCCAATGCACCTATCATATTAAGAAGAGTAGTTTTACCACAACCACTTACTCCTGAAAAAATTACAAAGTCACCACTTTCAATATTCATGTTAAAATTATCGAACAGTACTTTTTGATCAAAGGCTTTATACAAATTCTTAATTTCGATCATAACGAACCTCCCTTAAGTATCTTCTGAACATTTATGTTTTCGAGTTTATATACATATCTTACTACGATTACTAATTCTAGTAAAATGACTATCAATCCTCCAGCTATCATAAAATAATATGACGTTATCCCTAAAAAGTAGCTTACAACTACTGCTAATGTTAACCCAATAAATCCAAAAAGTATTGTGGTGATTAGAATTTTTTTATGCTTACCTAGCAAGCCGTATCCAACAACTTTTTTAATTGATAATTCGACTGCATTCACACTATATTCACAACTCAATATATTGTTAATAATTATTCCTTCTAGTAACAATATTATGCCCAGCAAAGCAATACCAATTATCATGCCTCGTTTTAATATTTGCCAATAGTGAATGTAGTTTTTATAAGCATTTGTTTTGTATGCTATTTCATTCTGAAAATTATTTTCTGTGATGAATGTATGCCATTCTTTATCAGAAATTCTAAACATGGTTGCCTGCCAAATATATCTGTAGTAAATGTTTTCAAGCTTTTCGGCAATAATGTTATTTAACAATATTACTGGATTTTTTTTAAGCGTGCTATCCACCCCATCTACACCTATCAAAGCTATTACTTCTGCATTGTTTTCATAATAGATTTCTTCATATTCAAAATTCCCTTTATAATACCTTGTAAAAAAATCTTTGGCCAAATCATGCTCATTACCACTTTTGCTGTAATCCTTAGGTTTTATAAAATATACTTTGTTTTCAAGTTTTTTATTTTTTACTTCCGGTATTATATCCTTTAAGTAATCTACAGCTCCTCTGTCAGCAAAGATATAGTTATCATCATTATAATAATCGTTGCCTAAATACACTAATGAAAGTGCTTTGCCTTCCGATAAATATTTTTTGTATAATATATTAAGTAATCGGCCAGATAATTCATCACTATCATCACTTAAGGAAGCTAGCATAACATATGAATAATCTTTATATTTTAAAAAGAAATCTTTTTGCTTATAAAATTTTATTCCTTCATATATCAAATTAACACACCCTACCATGATTATGATTGTAATAAAAATGGTGAATATCTTATAAATATAACTTATACGTAACACTCTCTTTTCGCTGTTTTTTGTAGCCATATCTTTTTTGTAATCAGTAATAAAAAACAATGTATACGAAAGAGAATTAATAATAATAAAAATAACCATACAAATTATTGAAATGTTTAAATGATAGGTAGCGTTTATAAATATATTCATGGTAGATACAATTATAACAAAGAGTAAACTATAGAAAACTATATCAATAATCATCTTTCTAAAAACAAAATCAGTCAATCGTTCTCCTGATACTAATCTTATTATTACTTCTTTTTTTTCTAAAGCTATATTATAGAGTGTCAGCAATAAAAACAATGAAAGAACAATAACCCATACCAATAAAATATTAAGACTACTGTTAAGGGAAATATAACCTTCTCTTGGATAAGCTCCTCCATACTTATCTACAAGATCCTGTTTGAACTTTATAATATCTTCTTTTTTTCCTATAACCCGATATGTATTAATTTTAGAAATATCGGGAATATCTTCAAAAGGATAAATCTGTATAGAAGATTTACCTAAGAAAATACTATCGAAAGTACCAGGAACAATATCTGAATTTTTACTTAAATATGGTTTTATGCCATCAGTACCATATATGGATATGTTTTCTAAAAGAGCGTTTTCAATTTTACGATCTACTACAAAAGTTTGTATATTATGCTTATTTGCTGAACTATAAATATCAGAAATCATTTCACCTTGGGTGATATTTTTTTGCAAATAATATGTTACATAGGGATATTCTGTTTCAAACCCATTTATGTTCCATACATAGGTTTCTCCAATAAAAACTAATACAATAATAGTTAATAGTATACTTGTAATATATTTTGCTATTTTCATTTTAATTACCTCTCTGTATATTCCTAAATTATCTCTCAAATACTTTTGTATTCAGGGTTTTTGAGTATTCTTCAAAATAGATATCTGGATAGAATAGACATCTAACTTTACATTAGTGCTAAATTCATAGAAAAATGTGTATAGCAAACAGAACGTATTCTTTTTTGCAAACTGCTTTTTTAACTATACCAGGAATACTTTCAATTATATTATTGATTGTAATGAAAAAACATAAGAAGTTGCAATCACATGGATGACAACTCTTATGCTTTTTATGCCATTGAATTATTTTGCGTTAAATTGATTTTTATATGTTATGGTACTACCTTTATGCCGAACTTCTATTTTTGATACGAATCTATAGTCTACAGAGTTACCATAATGTGCTCCATTATCATTTCTTACATATGCATTATGATTATAATCTTTAGTCATAAAAGAACCTTGAGCCCATGCATAATCTTCATTTATCCAACTAGTATTGTATCCATATGTCAATTTAGTATAATACATAGTGTCCTCATAAGTTTTTTGCCAATCACTGGTAAAACTGCCAGAATAAGTTTTTGAAATCTCACGAGGTGCAGCTAAACTAGGTATAGCCATACTTGTAACGATAGCACCTATCATTGCAAAGGAACAAATTTTTTTAACTATCCTATTTCTCTTTTTAATCACAATATCTTCTCCTTTTGTAATTTTATTATTTTACATAATTATCCGCTGTTGAGTAAATAGCTCGTAATTTTTCAATTACTTCCACATAAAGCTAATTCCTTATTTATTCCAAGGAAATTGATTACATGTAATCTCTTGATCATTACCGATTGCTTTTTTTTATAAGCTATAAAAGCAAGATCTACATTACATGACGCTTAGATTTGTTAAATCCATAAAATCTTGGATTTTTAAGACCATAGCACAGCTTTAGTATAGAAAACAGTCTTTCTATTGTGATTCTTTGCTTATAACTTTTTTTCTCCCTTAGGAGAATCAATCAATAAAGTAAAAATTTCTTTTTCTATACGCATTTTTAATATTGTCGATTGTTTTAGATTTTGTAAGGTTCGTATCAGTAACTAGGTGAATTGAGAGTTCATCACATAGTTTGAACAACTTAACGCCTGTCATAGGCAGTATCGCCCAGCATTATAAAAAACACTATGACTTTTTAGTTTAGCAATCAATTCTTCACAATTACTATCAGATAACAGTGAATAACAGTGGGGACAGTTCTTACGGTTGCATCTTGTTGATAAGTCCGCATCACTTGCAGTTTGTTTTAACCCGTAGAATGCACTTATACATCTGACATAGTTTACCTCTTCTTAAAAAAGACTACCTTTCATTTGTTTCTTGTGATAAAATAATTTTATAGTGCCTGTTAAGATAACTATTTGTTTAAGCTTCCTCATGGCTATCGTAGATATCTTTTCAGTCACTTTTTTTTGGAGAATCTCGTGAAATCTTGTCCATAATGTACCACCTCCTACATCTTATTTTAAACCTTCCACCTTTTTCGATTAGAAAATTTTCCTTGTACTTAAGTACATTTTTAGTATATCACAAATTTTACATTTTTCGGTACTGTTGGAACAAAATGGGAGTTTGTGGGAATAAAATGGGTATTTGTGGGAAAACCTTGTCCATTATTTAAAAAAGAAAAATTTGAAAACCCCATAAAAAAGACGGCATCCTTTTGAGATAGTGCCGCCTAATGTTTTTCTTTATTTATTTATATTCAAAGTAATTACTTCACAAATTTTGAACATAGCAAATTATTAACCAAAGCTTCCGAAAAGAATTCATTTTATATTAGTATACTAAAGTCAGAACATATTTAACCAAACAAATAGCATTACTACGTATATTGGAAGATGCATCATAGAAAGTATTTGATAAACTTTGTTATCTTCCATATTCTTGAGATAGATAAACACCTTCCATTCTTTATTTTTTATACCATCCATTTCATGAAACAGAAGAAAAGATTAAATGAAATCATTACTTTAACTCCAGATATGTTAATCTAGGATAAAATCCTTGCTTCATATAAAAATCAAGTACGGATTCATGCCCATCTGCAACCGCTACGAAAATCTTTTTACAACTTTCCCCTTTTAGCCAATCAATAGCTTGATTAACGATTAGATTACCTAATCCTTGCTGTCTGTAAGCTTCTTCTATAAAAAGTGATTCAATTTCTCCTACTTCCTTATGAACTGTTAAGATACAATAACCTATTATTTCCAAATCATCCTTCTCTATTACCACAACTCGAATATCTTTATCAGTCATTGTTCTAAATTTTTCACATCTTTTTTCGAAGGTAAAGGTTGCATAATGCTCCTTAAAGAATTTAGAATCCTTCATATGTAGTCGATTCAGCTTTTCCCACAATTCTTTTATTAAATAAAGCTCTTCTATCTTTATTACTTTTAGTTTAAAATCCATCCAACCTTCACTCTCCTTCAATATGAGATATTCTCTTCACTATTTGCTTCCTAACGATTAGCAATTAAGGGGCATCAGGGGTCAGGCTTGAATTATTCACTTACTTCTTCCCATCTTTTTATTACTTCAATCACATAAGGTGTTCCTTTACTTTCACCTGAAACTATTTTAGATACCATTGATGGCGGTAGGTTTAATTTTTCTGCTACTACTTTTTTAGGCATACTGCACCATTTCTCATTTACTAGCACTATTGCTTTTTTAATATCAGAAATCCTTTGTATCTTCGTCTTTTTAGTGAGTTCTTCTAATGTTATATCCTCTAATTTACATATTTTTTTAATGACTTCATCTATGCCTTTATTAAATTTTTCTCTATCTTTATCTGGAAAATATGATGCTGCTTCCTTCTGAGTTTCTGCCATATCTTCGTATATTATTTCTTCTTGATCCTGATTCATAAATTGAAGATACTGACTTATTGCTTTGTTTTTGTTAGATGAAAATATGCTGAGTACAAAGTTGGTATCAACTACATATCCATTTTTTTCCCCTAAATATATGGGATGGCTACTCCATTGATAATCTAATCCTTTGTCTATGTGAGCCTTTATTGGATTATTATGTATGTATTTTATAAGCTGTAATAAGTATGTGTTTTTTGAACGTAGTAAGGGTAAGGCTTTATATCTTTGCTGAAAAACATGCCCAGTTCTATTGTATTCACGATTAAACCATTTGGTATAAACTTGCTGTATTCTCTGCATGATTTGTGATAATGCTACTTCTTCTACTTCTACTAGGAGATGAGCATGGTTATCCATCATACAATAAGCATACAATTTAAAGCCTAGTTTATTTTTGTATAATAAAACTGTGTCTAAATACTTTTTCTTTTGAATCTCCTCTTGTAATACTTTTTCTCTGTTATTACCTCTTACCATTACATGATATAGAGCTCCTTTATAGTGTATACGTGGTTTTCTTGGCATTTTAATCACCCTATGTAATCATAATATTAATAAGTGAATATTTCAAGCCTGACCCCTTTCCTTGACCCCTGACCCCTTTCCTTGACCCCAAGCCTGACCCCTTTCCTTCTCTAGGCAAAGGCAAATGATAGTAGAACATCCCTTTAGAACGATAAAGAGGGGGCTAGGTATGACGTGTTTTCTGACAAAAGGTATCCAGTCAGTAAAAGCGGAGATTTCTTTTGCTTTTTTAGTCTATATAATATGAAACGAGCAATAAATATATTAGGAATAAAGGAAATAGTCAGGAGGCTAACAGGTAAAAAAGTACTTTATAGCCTCCGATTTTATAAGTATACTCTATTCCTTGAAAACATTAGTTGTTTTAATTATGAAAAGCATAAAAAGTGCTATGGAATAATGATCCATTTTTGCGAGGTCTGACGTCCCTTCGACTTCTTCTAATCTTTTGTTGTAGAATCGGTAATTATAAATTTTTGAGAAAAAAGAGTGAACATACTTTTACCTTCTCTCCAAGCTAGCTGCAATGATTCAGAATCACATTCTTGTTGAGGGTTTGGTATAGCAACAAAATAGAAGGGGTTATCTTGTGTAATATTTATGTTGGAAAGTGTCACCTGAACTACAGTTTCTGCATAAGGAGCTAGCGATAAGATGTAATCAGAATTATATGCATTTGTTATTACTTCACCTTCTGAGATTACACCAATCCAGTAATCTGTCTTAAATGGAAAAGAGTTGTAAAGGTAAAGATTATAAGTAGATAATGAATCTTGAGATACTTCGTTATTCTGTCGTATTTCAAACGGTGGTTGCATTTGTGCAGGAAAAGCAACGAACTCGATAGATCGATTAATAGATGCTAACAATGTTGTACTATCAACATTTGAAACCTTTAATTGAGGTTGAACAATATTTGAACTTGATTCCCCCTCTGATTTATAAATTGTAAAGCGTATATCCTGCTCAGGAGTTAAAAATTTCCGTGGTGATTCATAAATTTTTTCAATAATAAACATACCAAAATGATACCCAGTATTTATTCTGGAAAAATCAATATGCGTGGAAGCTTCACCATTTTCTGCCGAAAGTAAAAATGCCTTTGATTCCATATCATCTTC includes:
- a CDS encoding ATP-binding cassette domain-containing protein; this translates as MIEIKNLYKAFDQKVLFDNFNMNIESGDFVIFSGVSGCGKTTLLNMIGALEKVDSGTIKIDGIDISKRKNQLKYFSEKVGFLFQNFALMEDRTVNYNLNIIKKKNRSEIEIREALHRVGLEDKLNSKIYTLSGGEQQRIALARLMVKKCDLILADEPTGSLDKDNANKVMAIMKELNDEGKTVIVVSHDENIKKNGKRVINL
- a CDS encoding DUF6713 family protein translates to MFHEMDGIKNKEWKVFIYLKNMEDNKVYQILSMMHLPIYVVMLFVWLNMF
- a CDS encoding GNAT family N-acetyltransferase, with amino-acid sequence MDFKLKVIKIEELYLIKELWEKLNRLHMKDSKFFKEHYATFTFEKRCEKFRTMTDKDIRVVVIEKDDLEIIGYCILTVHKEVGEIESLFIEEAYRQQGLGNLIVNQAIDWLKGESCKKIFVAVADGHESVLDFYMKQGFYPRLTYLELK
- a CDS encoding transposase, which translates into the protein MPRKPRIHYKGALYHVMVRGNNREKVLQEEIQKKKYLDTVLLYKNKLGFKLYAYCMMDNHAHLLVEVEEVALSQIMQRIQQVYTKWFNREYNRTGHVFQQRYKALPLLRSKNTYLLQLIKYIHNNPIKAHIDKGLDYQWSSHPIYLGEKNGYVVDTNFVLSIFSSNKNKAISQYLQFMNQDQEEIIYEDMAETQKEAASYFPDKDREKFNKGIDEVIKKICKLEDITLEELTKKTKIQRISDIKKAIVLVNEKWCSMPKKVVAEKLNLPPSMVSKIVSGESKGTPYVIEVIKRWEEVSE